In one Lycium barbarum isolate Lr01 chromosome 7, ASM1917538v2, whole genome shotgun sequence genomic region, the following are encoded:
- the LOC132602933 gene encoding replication factor C subunit 1, whose product MSDIRKWFMKQHDKGAGNGSLSKNSAAEKPSPTSPKPENLVQEGQDTAGRRKTSKYFATDKVKAKEEKVEEVSAKRKAQNAGGSSSVDEKPPAAKRIHKADDDDDFVLPASATGSKNVTPSKKSVSGSGRGSARKNVVSDESDDDLKSKKSDLKPAGRGRGGRAAQTSGKGVPLDESDDDGSAVKDTKSGGRGRGGKGPSAAPSGGRGRGGGGRGGFMNFGERKDPPHKGEKEVPEGAPDCLAGLTFVISGTLDSLEREEAEDLIKRHGGRVTGSVSKKTNYLLCDEDIEGRKSSKAKELGTAFLTEDGLFEKIRSSKKSKSAAPPESKKSVDTVVSSAKRNSQNKSDGTGSTATKILAAKELTSVASPAKSSASPAKSRASPATRKGQTKESSLPWTEKYRPKAIVDIIGNKSLVEQIQRWLESWDEHFLNAASKGKGKKPNDSGAKKAVLLSGIPGIGKTTSAKVVSQLLGFQTIEVNASDSRGKADSKIEKGIGGSTANSIKELVSNESLSANVGRSHHQKTVLIMDEVDGMSAGDRGGVADLIASIKISKIPIICICNDKYSQKLKSLVNYCLPIVFRKPTKQQMAKRLKQVANAEGIQVNEIALEELSDRVGGDMRMALNQLQYMSLSKSVIQYDDIRQRLLSSSKDEDISPFKAVEKLFDFNAKNLKIDQRIDLSMSDPDLVPLLVQENYLNYKPSSAGKDDDGLKRMSLIAHAADSIANSDLINVQIRRYQQWQLSPAGCVSSCIIPASLLHGQRQTLEQGERNFNRFGGWLGKNSTMGKNYRILEDLHVHLLASRESYLGRANLRLDYFTLLTKKLTDPLKVLPKDEAVENVVEFMDTYSISQEDFDNIVEISKFKGHPNLLDGVQPAVKAALTKAYKKGSNSRVIRTADLITLPGIKKAPKKRVAAMLEPLDEGLAEENGEALAEDEENSSETEDIDVEKKLQSDLQSLNSKGIQVNMDLKGAGSSGGKKPSAGRGRGRGSSNNSEKGSAESSGKRGGRGSGAGAKRKR is encoded by the exons ATG TCAGATATCAGGAAATGGTTCATGAAGCAGCATGACAAAGGTGCGGGTAATGGGAGTTTGTCCAAGAATAGTGCTGCAGAAAAGCCTTCTCCAACTAGTCCAAAGCCAGAAAACCTG GTACAAGAAGGACAAGATACTGCTGGCAGAAGGAAAACTAGTAAATATTTTGCTACAGACAAGGTGAaggcaaaagaagaaaaagttgaGGAAGTATCAGCAAAAAGAAAAGCTCAAAATGCTGGTGGAAGTTCATCAGTTGATGAGAAGCCACCAGCTGCGAAAAGAATTCACAAagctgatgatgatgacgacTTTGTACTGCCTGCATCTGCGACGGGATCGAAAAATGTCACTCCCAGCAAAAAGTCGGTAAGTGGATCTGGAAGGGGATCTGCGCGGAAAAATGTGGTAAGTGATGAAAGTGACGACGATCTTAAGAGCAAAAAATCTGACCTCAAACCTGCTGGAAGAGGGCGTGGTGGACGGGCAGCTCAGACCAGTGGAAAGGGCGTCCCTCTTGATGAAAGTGATGATGATGGCTCAGCTGTCAAGGACACCAAATCTGGTGGACGTGGGCGTGGTGGTAAAGGACCATCTGCAGCACCAAGTGGTGGACGAGGCAGAGGTGGTGGAGGACGGGGCGGTTTCATGAATTTTGGTGAAAGAAAAGACCCTCCTCACAAGGGGGAAAAG GAAGTCCCTGAAGGTGCCCCAGACTGTTTAGCTGGTTTGACTTTTGTAATTAGTGGAACTCTAGACAG TTTAGAAAGAGAAGAAGCTGAGGATTTGATTAAACGCCACGGTGGTCGTGTCACAGGATCTGTTAGCAAGAAAACG AATTATCTTTTATGCGATGAAGACATCGAGGGACGGAAATCCTCTAAAGCCAAGGAGCTTGG AACTGCATTTCTCACTGAGGATGGTTTGTTTGAAAAGATCCGGTCATCGAAAAAATCAAAGTCAGCTGCACCACCCGAGTCAAAGAAATCTGTGGACACTGTTGTTTCTTCTGCAAAGAGAAATTCACAGAATAAAA GTGATGGAACTGGAAGCACTGCCACAAAGATTCTAGCTGCCAAAGAATTGACATCTGTTGCATCTCCTGCCAAGAGTAGTGCATCTCCTGCCAAGAGTAGAGCATCTCCTGCCACGAGGAAAGGCCAAACTAAAGAGTCTTCACTACCATGGACAGAAAAATACAGGCCCAAAGCTATTGTAGACATAATAGGAAATAAGTCACTG GTGGAACAGATTCAGCGCTGGCTGGAGAGCTGGGATGAGCACTTTTTAAATGCAGCTAGTAAGGGGAAGGGGAAAAAACCGAACGACTCTGGTGCTAAAAAAGCAGTTCTATTGAGCGGTATCCCGGGTATAGGGAAGACTACATCAGCAAAGGTGGTTAGTCAGTTACTGGGTTTCCAAACCATCGAG GTAAATGCTAGTGATAGTCGTGGAAAGGCTGATTCAAAAATTGAGAAAGGAATTGGTGGAAGTACTGCTAATTCCATAAAAGAACTTGTTAGCAATGAATCCCTAAGTGCTAATGTTGGCAG ATCGCACCATCAGAAGACTGTTCTGATTATGGATGAGGTTGATGGCATGTCTGCTGGAGATAGAGGTGGTGTTGCCGATCTTATTGCTAGCATCAAGATCTCGAAAATTCCTATTATCTGCATTTGTAATGATAAGTACAGTCAGAAATTGAAGAGCCTTGTCAATTATTGCCTACCAATTGTCTTCCGAAAACCAACCAAGCAGCAG ATGGCAAAGAGGTTAAAGCAAGTGGCAAATGCTGAAGGCATTCAAGTCAATGAG ATTGCTCTTGAGGAATTGTCAGACCGTGTTGGGGGAGATATGCGTATGGCTCTAAATCAATTGCAATACATGAGCCTCTCCAAGTCAGTGATCCAATACGATGATATAAGACAACGCCTTCTAAGCAGTTCAAAGGATGAAGACATCTCACCGTTCAAAGCTGTAGAAAA GCTGTTTGATTTTAACGCCAAGAACTTGAAAATAGATCAAAGAATTGACCTCAGTATGAGCGACCCAGATCTTGTCCCGCTTCTTGTACAG GAGAACTATCTCAATTACAAACCAAGTTCTGCTGGCAAAGATGATGATGGTTTAAAGCGGATGAGCTTAATTGCACATGCTGCTGACTCTATTGCAAATAGTGACTTAATAAATGTACAGATTCGAAGATACCAACAGTGGCAACTTTCTCCAGCTGGTTGTGTTTCGTCTTGCATAATTCC TGCTTCTTTGTTGCACGGACAGAGACAGACTCTTGAGCAG GGAGAACGCAACTTTAACAGGTTTGGTGGCTGGCTAGGAAAGAACTCTACAATGGGAAAGAATTACCGAATTTTGGAGGACTTGCATGTTCACCTACTCGCATCTCGTGAATCATATTTGGGAAG GGCAAACCTGAGACTTGACTACTTTACTCTTCTTACAAAGAAGTTGACAGATCCATTAAAAGTGCTGCCTAAG GATGAAGCAGTCGAGAACGTTGTGGAATTCATGGATACATACTCTATAAGCCAGGAAGACTTCGATAATATTGTGGAGATATCAAAATTCAAG GGACATCCGAATCTTCTGGATGGTGTTCAGCCTGCTGTGAAAGCTGCATTGACAAAGGCATACAAAAAAGGAAGCAATTCACGTGTTATCCGCACGGCAGATTTAATAACTCTTCCTGGAATTAAAAAAGCTCCCAAGAAGCGCGTTGCAGCAATGCTGGAGCCACTAGATGAAGGCTTAGCTGAAGAAAATGGTGAAGCACTTGCTGAAGATGAAGAAAACTCATCAGAGACAGAAGACATAG ATGTTGAGAAAAAATTGCAGTCTGATCTACAGAGTCTCAACTCGAAGG GGATCCAAGTAAACATGGACTTGAAGGGTGCCGGGAGTTCAGGTGGCAAGAAGCCTTCTGCAGGAaggggaagaggaagaggaagttCTAATAACAGTGAGAAAGGAAGCGCTGAATCCTCGGGTAAGAGAGGTGGCCGGGGTTCTGGAGCTGGTGCCAAGAGAAAGAGGTGA